In Streptomyces nodosus, one DNA window encodes the following:
- a CDS encoding glycosyltransferase family 87 protein, with translation MRAPRTERGRFLLVLGLALAVTVFTATVPLLRGWFDLRVYHGTVDAWVHHGGHVYDYRVPGTAYGFTYPPFAALSMLPMAFVGLHTAVVGALLLDLAAAAVVLWILLGPELRRHGWFGWALAGCALALLEPVRDTVSFGQVNLLLLALVLADAWLLSTGRTRWAGAGIGLAAAVKLTPVVFIGLLLLARRWRAAALATAVAGSATLLAAWAAPDASRFYWTHALWDTSRVGRLDYVSNQSLQGVLARLAAPEEPSRAAWALAVLLVLAVWVWRTRRALRAGDWRAAFALTGLVACLISPITWVHHLVWLLPSFAVLVRARRLRTAGVLYALLCSSVVWLWFDDASGIDGFLGSNVYVWITLGLLLGLPAGQPRIRAFLSRRTSATAAPTPTPTAPASAAPSGQWDPVPCAPLDAGTVVAPERTDGRSGSSEPTGVTRPEAANPQSRSERASS, from the coding sequence ATGAGGGCGCCGCGCACCGAGCGCGGACGGTTCCTCCTCGTCCTCGGACTCGCCCTCGCCGTCACCGTGTTCACCGCGACGGTGCCGCTGCTGCGCGGCTGGTTCGACCTGCGCGTCTACCACGGGACCGTGGACGCCTGGGTCCACCACGGCGGCCATGTCTACGACTACCGGGTGCCGGGCACCGCCTACGGCTTCACCTATCCGCCGTTCGCCGCCCTGAGCATGCTGCCGATGGCGTTCGTCGGGCTGCACACCGCCGTGGTGGGCGCCCTGCTGCTGGACCTCGCCGCGGCCGCCGTCGTCCTGTGGATCCTGCTCGGCCCGGAACTGCGCCGTCACGGCTGGTTCGGCTGGGCCCTGGCGGGCTGTGCGCTGGCCCTCCTCGAACCAGTCCGGGACACCGTCAGCTTCGGGCAGGTCAACCTTCTGCTGCTGGCGCTCGTCCTCGCCGACGCCTGGCTGCTGTCCACCGGACGGACGCGCTGGGCCGGGGCCGGCATCGGACTCGCGGCGGCCGTCAAGCTCACCCCGGTGGTCTTCATCGGACTGCTGCTGCTCGCCCGCAGATGGCGGGCCGCCGCCCTCGCGACCGCCGTCGCCGGATCCGCCACCCTGCTCGCGGCGTGGGCGGCCCCGGACGCCTCCCGGTTCTACTGGACGCACGCCCTCTGGGACACCTCACGCGTCGGCCGCCTCGACTATGTGTCCAACCAGTCGCTGCAGGGCGTCCTCGCCCGGCTCGCCGCACCGGAGGAACCGAGCCGGGCCGCGTGGGCGCTGGCGGTCCTCCTGGTGCTGGCGGTGTGGGTGTGGCGCACCCGTCGCGCGCTGCGGGCCGGTGACTGGCGGGCCGCCTTCGCCCTCACCGGCCTGGTCGCGTGTCTGATCAGCCCGATCACCTGGGTGCACCATCTGGTGTGGCTGCTGCCGTCGTTCGCCGTACTGGTCCGCGCCCGCCGGCTGCGGACCGCGGGCGTCCTGTACGCACTGCTGTGCAGCAGTGTGGTCTGGCTGTGGTTCGACGACGCGTCCGGGATCGACGGCTTCCTCGGCAGCAACGTCTATGTCTGGATCACCCTGGGGCTGCTGCTGGGGCTGCCGGCCGGTCAGCCGCGGATCCGCGCGTTCCTGAGCCGCAGGACCAGCGCGACCGCCGCCCCCACGCCCACCCCGACCGCGCCCGCGAGCGCCGCCCCCTCCGGCCAGTGGGACCCGGTGCCGTGCGCGCCGTTGGACGCCGGCACCGTGGTGGCGCCGGAGCGGACGGACGGCCGTTCGGGAAGCAGCGAGCCGACCGGGGTGACGCGTCCGGAGGCGGCGAACCCCCAGTCGAGGAGCGAGCGGGCCTCCTCGTAG
- the rho gene encoding transcription termination factor Rho: MTTTLERPAVPREVPARTVTGVLDVDRTGKGRLRATHCLASPGDLQVSPALVRRHGLRKGDLLSGLHDGRSLTEVELIDGRTPDELRGRRHFHDLTPLHPRERLRLEHPASGLAGRLIDLMAPVGKGQRGLIVAPPRTGKTVLLQQIAAAVAGNHPECRLMVVLLDERPEEVTDMQRSVRGEVYASTFDRPPKQHIALAELVVERAKRLVERGEDVVILLDSLTRLCRAHNNTAAPGGRTLSGGVDAAALHGPKRLFGAARLAEEGGSLTILATALVETGSRADEFFFEELKGTGNMELRLDRALAERRIHPAVDIPPSGTRREELLLSPAESTAVRGLRRALRSREGQGGLETLLQRMRATPDNAAFLRRVQPTLPAD, translated from the coding sequence ATGACCACCACCCTCGAGCGCCCCGCCGTACCGCGGGAAGTCCCCGCCCGGACCGTCACCGGCGTGCTCGACGTCGACCGGACCGGCAAGGGCCGGCTGCGCGCCACGCACTGCCTGGCCTCGCCCGGGGACCTCCAGGTCTCCCCCGCCCTCGTCCGCCGCCACGGGCTGCGCAAGGGCGATCTGCTCTCCGGCCTCCACGACGGGCGCTCCCTCACCGAGGTCGAGCTGATCGACGGCCGCACGCCCGACGAACTGCGCGGCCGACGCCACTTCCATGACCTCACCCCCCTGCACCCACGGGAGCGGCTGCGACTGGAACACCCGGCGTCCGGCCTGGCCGGGCGGCTGATCGACCTGATGGCGCCCGTCGGCAAGGGGCAGCGCGGGCTGATCGTGGCGCCGCCCAGGACCGGCAAGACCGTGCTGCTCCAGCAGATCGCCGCGGCCGTCGCCGGCAACCACCCCGAGTGCCGGCTGATGGTGGTGCTGCTGGACGAACGGCCGGAGGAAGTCACCGACATGCAGCGCTCGGTGCGCGGAGAGGTGTACGCCTCCACGTTCGACCGGCCGCCGAAGCAGCACATCGCGCTCGCCGAGCTGGTCGTGGAACGCGCCAAGCGGCTCGTCGAACGGGGCGAGGACGTCGTCATCCTGCTCGACTCGCTGACCCGGTTGTGCCGGGCCCACAACAACACCGCCGCCCCCGGTGGCCGCACCCTCAGCGGCGGTGTCGACGCGGCCGCCCTGCACGGCCCCAAGCGACTCTTCGGCGCGGCACGGCTGGCCGAGGAGGGCGGCTCGCTCACCATCCTGGCCACCGCCCTGGTCGAGACCGGCTCCCGCGCCGACGAGTTCTTCTTCGAGGAGCTCAAGGGCACCGGCAACATGGAACTCCGGCTGGACCGCGCCCTCGCCGAGCGGCGGATCCACCCCGCCGTCGACATCCCCCCGTCCGGCACCCGCCGTGAGGAACTCCTGCTGTCCCCGGCCGAGTCGACGGCCGTACGAGGACTGCGGCGCGCCCTGCGGTCCCGCGAGGGCCAGGGGGGCCTGGAGACCCTGCTGCAACGGATGCGCGCCACACCCGACAACGCGGCCTTCCTGCGACGCGTCCAGCCCACCCTGCCCGCCGACTGA
- a CDS encoding class I SAM-dependent methyltransferase — MFSPYGPTLRELAVQALSSVERGYDLLAPKFDHTPFRTPDVVLDSVAEALAPMGPFAHGLDLCCGTGAGLDVLRAVCGQSVTGLDFSAGMLAVGRDRARSAGPPRTAWVRGDARALPFGPAFDLVVSFGAFGHFLPRELPGLFAQVRSVLRPGGRFVFPIGAPPRPDSPLYWALSGFDTVMRVRNAVRRPQFVMYYRTFRFGDVLRELGRAGFSVEHRALPALGRRPDGSPRCRLIVATG; from the coding sequence ATGTTCTCCCCGTACGGTCCCACCCTGCGCGAGCTGGCCGTTCAGGCGCTGTCCTCGGTCGAGCGAGGCTATGACCTGCTCGCGCCCAAGTTCGACCACACACCGTTCCGCACCCCGGATGTCGTTCTGGACTCCGTGGCGGAGGCGTTGGCACCGATGGGTCCCTTCGCACACGGGCTCGACCTGTGCTGCGGTACGGGCGCGGGGCTGGACGTCCTGCGCGCGGTCTGCGGGCAGAGCGTCACCGGCCTCGACTTCAGCGCCGGGATGCTGGCGGTCGGACGGGACCGGGCGCGCTCCGCGGGCCCGCCGCGTACCGCCTGGGTGCGCGGGGACGCCCGCGCCCTGCCCTTCGGCCCGGCCTTCGACCTGGTGGTGAGCTTCGGCGCCTTCGGGCACTTCCTGCCGCGGGAACTCCCCGGCCTGTTCGCCCAGGTGCGTTCCGTGCTGCGGCCGGGCGGCCGGTTCGTCTTCCCGATCGGCGCCCCGCCGCGCCCCGACTCGCCCCTGTACTGGGCACTGTCGGGCTTCGACACCGTGATGCGGGTGCGCAACGCGGTCCGGCGGCCGCAGTTCGTCATGTACTACCGGACGTTCCGATTCGGCGATGTGCTCCGGGAGTTGGGACGCGCGGGCTTCTCGGTGGAGCACCGGGCGCTGCCCGCTCTCGGCCGGCGGCCGGACGGAAGCCCGCGCTGCCGGCTGATCGTCGCCACCGGCTGA
- a CDS encoding acetylxylan esterase, whose protein sequence is MALFDLPLDELRAYRSASPEPADFDAFWTKTLQEAREHELDARFEPVVTGLRTVQVYDVTFAGFGGHPVKGWLTVPVSVDGPLPTVVEFIGYGGGRALPHQHLLWASAGFAHFVMDTRGQGSTWSVGDTPDPVGSAPAFPGFMTRGVEDPESYYYRRVFTDGVRAVEAARAHPLTDASRTAVTGISQGGGVTLAVGGLISDLTAVAPDVPFLCDFPRATTVTDQNPYREIGNYLKAHRGRTERVRETLAYFDGVHFAARGRAPALFSTALEDQTCPPSTVFAAFNAWAHEEKAIEVYEFNDHEGGGPHQEAVKLRWLTNRL, encoded by the coding sequence ATGGCCCTGTTCGACCTGCCGCTCGACGAACTCCGCGCGTACCGCAGTGCCTCCCCGGAGCCGGCGGACTTCGACGCGTTCTGGACGAAGACGTTGCAGGAGGCCCGGGAGCACGAGCTGGACGCCCGGTTCGAGCCGGTCGTCACAGGGCTGCGGACGGTCCAGGTGTACGACGTCACCTTCGCCGGGTTCGGCGGCCACCCGGTCAAGGGCTGGCTGACCGTGCCGGTGTCCGTGGACGGACCGCTGCCCACCGTCGTGGAGTTCATCGGTTACGGCGGCGGGCGGGCCCTGCCGCACCAGCATCTGCTGTGGGCCTCGGCGGGCTTCGCGCACTTCGTGATGGACACCCGGGGACAGGGCAGCACCTGGAGCGTCGGGGACACCCCTGACCCGGTGGGCAGCGCCCCGGCCTTCCCCGGGTTCATGACGCGCGGGGTCGAGGACCCCGAGTCGTACTACTACCGGCGGGTGTTCACCGACGGGGTACGGGCGGTCGAGGCGGCCCGTGCGCACCCGCTGACCGATGCCTCCCGCACCGCGGTCACCGGGATCAGCCAGGGCGGCGGTGTCACCCTCGCGGTCGGCGGTCTCATATCGGACCTGACGGCGGTGGCGCCGGACGTGCCGTTCCTGTGCGACTTCCCGCGCGCGACCACCGTCACGGACCAGAACCCCTACCGGGAGATCGGCAACTATCTCAAGGCGCACCGCGGCCGCACCGAGCGGGTGCGGGAGACCCTGGCATACTTCGACGGAGTGCACTTCGCCGCGCGCGGCCGGGCGCCCGCGCTGTTCTCGACGGCGCTCGAGGACCAGACCTGTCCCCCCTCTACGGTGTTCGCCGCGTTCAACGCCTGGGCGCACGAGGAGAAGGCGATCGAGGTGTACGAGTTCAACGACCACGAGGGCGGCGGCCCGCACCAGGAGGCGGTCAAGCTGCGCTGGCTGACGAACCGCCTCTGA
- a CDS encoding Rv1733c family protein, with amino-acid sequence MRTRVRGWRWRHNPLRRRSDVVEAWTSLFLTALLCAGAPLAGTAAGWSSYDRAHAVQVTQRAERRQVPAVLLQNAPAAVPSPQSSRQPLYGVKVRWTEPGKGTRTTVAQVPAGSRSGERVEVWLDAGGRGVTPPATDAMVWQHAATTGVWAAGGVAGSVLLARAVIGRVAERHRMAEWEDEWARTEPEWRRRMA; translated from the coding sequence ATGCGAACCCGGGTGCGCGGCTGGCGCTGGCGCCACAATCCGCTGCGCCGCCGGTCGGACGTCGTCGAGGCATGGACGTCTCTGTTTCTCACCGCCCTGCTGTGCGCCGGGGCGCCGCTCGCCGGTACGGCCGCGGGATGGTCCTCGTACGACCGTGCGCACGCGGTCCAGGTGACTCAGCGCGCCGAACGCCGTCAGGTGCCCGCGGTCCTCCTGCAGAACGCCCCGGCCGCGGTGCCCTCGCCCCAGAGCAGCAGGCAGCCCCTGTACGGGGTGAAGGTGCGCTGGACCGAGCCGGGCAAGGGCACCCGGACCACGGTCGCGCAGGTCCCGGCGGGTTCGCGGTCCGGGGAGCGGGTGGAGGTGTGGCTGGACGCCGGAGGCCGCGGTGTGACCCCGCCCGCGACCGACGCCATGGTGTGGCAGCACGCCGCGACCACGGGTGTGTGGGCCGCGGGCGGAGTGGCCGGGAGCGTTCTGCTGGCCCGGGCCGTGATCGGCCGGGTCGCCGAGCGGCACCGCATGGCGGAGTGGGAGGACGAGTGGGCCCGCACGGAGCCGGAGTGGCGGCGCCGGATGGCCTGA
- a CDS encoding MarR family winged helix-turn-helix transcriptional regulator, whose product MKAVERPDEAAVPEREAAGPRTVEAAVETIHREMTTFARRARASAGRMHPELSLVSYTLLGHLEESGGCRATDLAAHYALDKSTVSRQVAALERAGLIGRRPDPDDHRVQMLELTAAGTRILAQVTESRREAFRERLAGWPREDLERFADYLLRYNAAAATAPPRPSGTA is encoded by the coding sequence GTGAAGGCAGTCGAGAGGCCGGACGAGGCCGCTGTCCCGGAGCGCGAGGCGGCCGGGCCGCGCACCGTCGAGGCGGCCGTCGAGACGATCCACCGCGAGATGACCACGTTCGCCCGCCGCGCCCGCGCCTCGGCCGGCCGGATGCATCCGGAGCTGTCGCTGGTCTCGTACACGCTGCTCGGACATCTGGAGGAGAGCGGCGGCTGCCGGGCGACCGATCTGGCCGCCCACTACGCGCTGGACAAGTCCACGGTCAGCCGGCAGGTGGCCGCCCTGGAGCGGGCCGGGCTGATCGGACGGCGGCCGGATCCGGACGACCACCGGGTGCAGATGCTGGAGCTGACCGCGGCGGGCACCCGGATCCTCGCCCAGGTGACCGAGAGCCGCCGGGAGGCCTTCCGGGAGCGGCTCGCCGGCTGGCCCCGGGAGGACCTGGAACGCTTCGCGGACTATCTGCTGCGCTACAACGCCGCCGCGGCCACCGCACCACCGAGGCCCTCCGGAACGGCCTGA
- a CDS encoding putative protein N(5)-glutamine methyltransferase has product MPPLSLPGVISALRSAGCVFAEDEAELILSTARTADEAAAMVDRRVAGLPLEQVLGWAEFHGLHITVEPGVFVPRRRTEFLVAQAVALGRGASLVVDLCCGSGAVGAALAAALDGPELHAADIDPAAVRCARRNLAPYGGRVHEGDLFAALPDALRGCVDVLAANVPYVPTDEVALLPSEARDHEPLVALDGGVDGLDVLRRVTAGASRWLAPGGCLLVETSARQVPLAVEAFTQSGLDVRRAVSPELSAHVLIGTRR; this is encoded by the coding sequence ATGCCACCACTTTCGCTTCCCGGAGTCATCTCCGCGCTTCGCTCCGCCGGCTGTGTCTTCGCCGAGGACGAGGCGGAGTTGATCCTCTCCACCGCCCGCACGGCCGACGAGGCCGCCGCCATGGTCGACCGGCGGGTCGCCGGACTGCCCCTCGAACAGGTCCTGGGCTGGGCCGAGTTCCACGGACTGCACATCACCGTGGAACCGGGCGTCTTCGTGCCCCGCCGCCGCACCGAGTTCCTGGTGGCCCAGGCCGTCGCCCTCGGGCGCGGCGCCTCGCTGGTCGTGGACCTGTGCTGCGGCTCCGGCGCGGTCGGCGCCGCCCTCGCCGCGGCGCTCGACGGGCCCGAACTGCACGCCGCCGACATCGATCCGGCCGCAGTGCGCTGTGCCCGCCGCAATCTCGCCCCGTACGGCGGCCGGGTCCATGAGGGCGATCTGTTCGCGGCCCTCCCGGACGCACTGCGCGGATGTGTCGACGTCCTGGCCGCCAACGTCCCCTATGTGCCCACGGACGAGGTGGCGCTGCTGCCGTCCGAGGCCCGTGACCATGAGCCCCTCGTCGCCCTCGACGGCGGGGTGGACGGCCTGGACGTGCTGCGCCGGGTCACCGCGGGGGCCTCCCGGTGGCTCGCCCCCGGCGGCTGTCTGCTCGTCGAGACGAGCGCACGCCAGGTCCCGCTCGCCGTCGAGGCGTTCACACAGAGTGGCCTCGACGTGCGGCGCGCGGTCTCGCCGGAACTGTCAGCCCATGTACTGATCGGCACCCGGCGTTAG
- a CDS encoding fibronectin type III domain-containing protein has product MGYRYRPIPSRGGGPLRRALIPVICGAALLLTSCAWGGPGDDTGGRLPAAPMGVTAVAGSATSVHVMWNRTPDGPEIATYEVYRDHTRVKEVPGSEHMVDVTRLTPATSYAFTVRARSTDGALGPASRTVRASTPAAVAADERAPTRPGHPTGKALGSRAVQLSWERSTDDRGVTSYDIQQGGSKIHSVGGGQTAAVVTGLRPGTRYSFTVRARDAAGNLSPASGTVQLTTAPGSDDAEGTAPTGFRATTHRTDGAYYLDLSWVPPDVDGVVTEYQIHLDGQPATSLVWGGTAPRATATHSFYVGRETGATHRVRIRAKLPDGTWGGFSAERTVTTGG; this is encoded by the coding sequence ATGGGATACAGGTACAGACCAATCCCGTCCAGGGGAGGCGGACCGTTGCGACGCGCTCTGATACCGGTGATCTGCGGTGCGGCTCTGCTGCTGACGTCCTGCGCCTGGGGCGGCCCGGGCGACGACACCGGCGGGCGGCTGCCCGCGGCCCCGATGGGGGTGACTGCCGTGGCGGGCAGCGCCACCAGCGTCCATGTGATGTGGAACCGGACACCGGACGGACCGGAGATCGCCACCTATGAGGTGTATCGCGATCACACCAGGGTCAAGGAGGTGCCGGGTTCCGAGCACATGGTGGACGTCACCCGGCTCACCCCCGCCACGTCCTACGCCTTCACGGTGCGGGCCCGGAGCACCGACGGCGCCCTCGGCCCGGCGAGCCGGACGGTGCGCGCGAGCACCCCGGCCGCCGTCGCCGCCGACGAGCGGGCCCCCACCCGGCCCGGGCATCCGACCGGCAAGGCCCTGGGGAGCCGGGCGGTCCAGTTGTCCTGGGAACGGTCCACGGACGACCGGGGTGTGACGTCGTACGACATCCAGCAGGGCGGCTCGAAGATCCACAGCGTGGGCGGCGGGCAGACGGCGGCCGTGGTCACCGGGCTGCGGCCGGGGACCCGCTACTCGTTCACGGTGCGGGCCAGGGACGCGGCCGGCAATCTCTCCCCGGCGAGCGGGACGGTGCAGCTGACCACCGCCCCCGGCTCCGACGACGCCGAGGGCACCGCACCGACCGGGTTCCGGGCGACGACCCACCGTACCGACGGCGCGTACTACCTGGACCTGTCCTGGGTGCCGCCGGACGTCGACGGGGTCGTCACGGAGTACCAGATCCATCTGGACGGACAGCCCGCCACCTCACTCGTGTGGGGCGGCACGGCGCCGCGGGCCACGGCCACCCACAGCTTCTATGTGGGCCGCGAGACCGGGGCCACGCACCGCGTGCGGATCCGCGCCAAGCTCCCGGACGGCACCTGGGGCGGCTTCTCGGCGGAGCGGACGGTGACGACCGGCGGCTGA
- a CDS encoding PTS sugar transporter subunit IIA domain-containing protein — translation MSERSGQVVGIVLVSHSAAVAESVAELAKGLAGGGGSAPVAAAGGTADGGLGTSAELITTAAATVDRGAGVAVLMDLGSAVLTVKALLAEGDELPENTRLVDAPFVEGAVAAVVTASAGADLAAVEAAAREAYTYRKE, via the coding sequence ATGAGTGAGCGTTCCGGGCAAGTCGTCGGCATCGTGCTCGTCTCGCACAGCGCCGCCGTCGCCGAGTCGGTAGCCGAGCTGGCCAAGGGGCTGGCGGGTGGTGGCGGTTCGGCACCCGTCGCTGCGGCGGGCGGCACGGCCGACGGCGGGCTCGGCACCAGCGCCGAGCTGATCACGACCGCGGCCGCCACCGTGGACCGGGGCGCGGGGGTCGCCGTGCTCATGGATCTGGGAAGCGCCGTCCTCACCGTGAAGGCATTGCTCGCGGAGGGCGACGAACTCCCGGAGAACACCCGGCTGGTGGACGCGCCCTTCGTGGAGGGCGCGGTCGCCGCGGTGGTCACGGCCTCCGCGGGAGCGGACCTGGCCGCGGTGGAGGCGGCGGCGCGGGAGGCGTACACCTACCGGAAGGAATGA
- the dhaL gene encoding dihydroxyacetone kinase subunit DhaL, with translation MLDADFFRRWMTAAAASVDREADRLTALDSPIGDADHGSNLRRGFRAVTATLEKEAPDTPGALLQLAGRQLISTVGGASGPLYGTLLRRTGKALGDAPEVGEEQLAGALRAGVEAVMALGGAAPGDKTMIDALVPAVDALGTSFEAASAAAEEGAVATTPLQARKGRASYLGERSIGHQDPGATSSALLIAALVEARR, from the coding sequence GTGCTCGACGCCGACTTCTTCCGCCGCTGGATGACGGCGGCCGCCGCGTCCGTCGACCGTGAGGCGGACCGGCTGACCGCGCTCGACTCGCCGATCGGCGACGCCGACCACGGCAGCAATCTGCGACGCGGGTTCCGCGCGGTGACGGCCACCCTGGAGAAGGAGGCGCCGGACACCCCCGGCGCGCTCCTCCAATTGGCGGGCCGTCAGCTGATCTCGACGGTGGGTGGCGCGTCCGGCCCGCTCTACGGCACCCTGCTGCGCCGCACCGGCAAGGCCCTCGGGGACGCCCCGGAGGTCGGCGAGGAGCAGCTGGCGGGGGCGCTGCGGGCCGGTGTGGAGGCGGTGATGGCACTGGGTGGCGCCGCGCCCGGTGACAAGACCATGATCGACGCTCTGGTGCCCGCGGTGGACGCGCTCGGCACCTCGTTCGAGGCGGCGAGCGCCGCCGCCGAGGAGGGCGCCGTCGCCACGACGCCCCTGCAGGCCCGCAAGGGCCGGGCGAGCTATCTGGGCGAGCGCAGCATCGGTCACCAGGACCCCGGCGCCACCTCGTCGGCCCTGCTGATCGCCGCACTGGTGGAGGCGCGCCGATGA
- the dhaK gene encoding dihydroxyacetone kinase subunit DhaK gives MKMLINVPETVVADALRGMAAAHPELTVDVENRVIVRRDAPVAGRVALVSGGGSGHEPLHGGFVGPGMLSAACPGEVFTSPVPDQMVRAAAAVDSGAGVLFIVKNYTGDVLNFDMAAELAEDEGIQVAKVLVDDDVAVRDSLYTAGRRGTGATLFVEKIAGAAAEEGQPLERVRSIARQVDESSRSFGVALSASTTPAKGSPTFDLPPGELELGIGIHGEPGRERRPMMTSREIADFSVQAVLDDMEPRNPVLVLVNGMGGTPLLELYGYNAEVQRVLIERGVPVARTLVGNYVTSLDMAGASVTLCQVDEELLRLWDAPVSTPALRWGR, from the coding sequence ATGAAGATGTTGATCAATGTTCCGGAGACGGTGGTCGCGGATGCGCTGCGGGGCATGGCGGCCGCGCATCCCGAACTGACCGTCGACGTCGAGAACCGGGTGATCGTACGGCGTGACGCCCCGGTCGCCGGCCGGGTGGCGCTGGTGTCCGGCGGTGGGTCCGGGCACGAGCCGCTGCACGGCGGCTTCGTCGGCCCGGGCATGCTGTCCGCGGCCTGTCCCGGTGAGGTGTTCACCTCCCCCGTGCCGGACCAGATGGTGCGTGCCGCGGCGGCCGTGGACAGCGGCGCCGGGGTGCTGTTCATCGTGAAGAACTACACCGGCGACGTGCTGAACTTCGACATGGCGGCCGAACTCGCCGAGGACGAGGGCATCCAGGTCGCCAAGGTGCTGGTCGACGACGACGTCGCCGTCAGGGACAGCCTCTACACGGCGGGTCGGCGCGGCACCGGTGCCACCCTGTTCGTGGAGAAGATCGCGGGGGCGGCGGCGGAGGAGGGGCAGCCGCTGGAGCGGGTGCGGTCCATCGCCCGGCAGGTCGATGAGAGCTCCCGCAGCTTCGGTGTCGCCCTCAGCGCCTCCACCACACCGGCGAAGGGCAGCCCTACCTTCGATCTCCCGCCGGGGGAGCTGGAGTTGGGTATCGGCATCCATGGCGAGCCGGGGCGGGAACGGCGGCCGATGATGACCTCGCGGGAGATCGCCGACTTCTCGGTGCAGGCCGTGCTGGACGACATGGAACCGCGCAACCCCGTGCTGGTCCTGGTCAACGGGATGGGCGGCACCCCGCTCCTGGAGCTGTACGGCTACAACGCCGAGGTGCAGCGGGTGCTGATCGAGCGTGGGGTCCCCGTGGCCCGCACCCTGGTCGGCAACTACGTCACCTCCCTCGACATGGCCGGAGCCTCCGTCACCCTGTGCCAGGTGGACGAGGAACTGCTGCGGCTGTGGGACGCGCCGGTCAGCACACCGGCGCTGCGCTGGGGCAGGTGA
- a CDS encoding sigma-70 family RNA polymerase sigma factor, with protein MNPALPVLTDETVTAIALAAARGDSDASERFVQALQLDVRRFVTYLAKDAQAADDLTQDTFLRALSSLHRFEGRSSARTWLLSIARRVVADSLRHAAVRPRVADTADWQLAAERSQPKGLPGFDEGLALTELIDALSQDRREAFVLTQLLGLSYAEVAALRGCPVGTVRSRVSRARRSLARCLTDAPSVPDGTSGSVAA; from the coding sequence ATGAATCCTGCCCTGCCTGTCCTGACCGACGAGACGGTCACCGCCATCGCTCTCGCCGCCGCACGCGGTGACAGCGACGCGAGCGAACGGTTCGTACAGGCGCTCCAGCTCGATGTACGCCGGTTCGTGACCTACCTGGCCAAGGACGCGCAAGCGGCCGACGACCTGACCCAGGACACCTTCCTGCGTGCCCTGTCGAGCCTGCACCGGTTCGAGGGCCGCTCATCGGCCCGCACCTGGCTGCTGTCCATCGCCCGGCGGGTGGTGGCCGACAGCCTGCGGCACGCCGCGGTGCGGCCGCGCGTCGCCGACACCGCCGACTGGCAACTCGCCGCCGAACGCAGTCAGCCGAAGGGACTGCCCGGCTTCGACGAGGGCCTCGCCCTCACCGAGCTGATCGACGCGCTGTCCCAGGACCGCCGTGAGGCGTTCGTGCTCACGCAGCTCCTCGGCCTGTCCTACGCGGAGGTCGCCGCGCTGCGAGGGTGCCCGGTCGGGACGGTGCGGTCCCGTGTGTCGCGGGCGCGCCGCTCCTTGGCGCGGTGCCTCACGGATGCCCCGTCGGTGCCGGACGGCACGTCCGGCTCGGTCGCCGCCTGA